One genomic segment of Manis javanica isolate MJ-LG chromosome 7, MJ_LKY, whole genome shotgun sequence includes these proteins:
- the LOC140850436 gene encoding uncharacterized protein yields the protein MRLGKRKGGISRRSSQGKAFVNQRKTGSRRQKWGMTVQFDSSLSRLRSLDEKPFKCTECEKSFSQSSTLFQHQKIHAGKKSHKCADCGKSFFQSSNLIQHRRIHTGEKPYKCNECGERFKQSSNLIQHQRIHTGEKPYQCDECGRCFSQSSHLIQHQRTHTGEKPYQCSDCGKCFTQSAHLRQHVKAHKEERPCKARAKNLRAKSSFISSWKAGTGRKSVAGLH from the coding sequence ATGAGGTTAGGAAAACGTAAGGGAGGAATTTCTCGGAGGTCAAGCCAAGGAAAAGCCTTTGTGAACCAGCGCAAAACCGGCAGCCGGAGGCAGAAATGGGGAATGACTGTTCAGTTTGACTCAAGCTTAAGTAGACTAAGAAGTTTGGATGAGAAGCCCTTTAAGTGCACTGAATGTGAAAAGAGTTTCAGTCAGAGCTCAACTCTTTTTCAACACCAGAAAATTCATGCTGGAAAGAAATCCCATAAATGTGCTGATTGTGGGAAAAGTTTCTTCCAGAGTTCAAATCTCATTCAGCATCGACGGATCCATACTGGGGAAAAGCCCTATAAATGCAATGAGTGTGGCGAGAGGTTTAAACAGAGCTCAAATCTTATTCAGCACCAGAGAATTCACACTGGGGAGAAACCCTATCAGTGTGATGAATGTGGCCGATGTTTCAGCCAGAGTTCCCACCTTATTCAGCATCAGAGAacccacactggggagaaacCCTACCAATGCAGCGACTGTGGCAAGTGCTTCACCCAGAGCGCCCATCTCAGGCAGCATGTGAAGGCTCACAAAGAAGAGAGGCCTTGCAAAGCCCGGGCCAAAAATCTTAGGGCAAAATCTTCCTTTATATCATCTTGGAAAGCTGGTACAGGCAGGAAGTCAGTGGCTGGTCTCCACTAA